A stretch of the Papaver somniferum cultivar HN1 chromosome 6, ASM357369v1, whole genome shotgun sequence genome encodes the following:
- the LOC113291690 gene encoding uncharacterized protein LOC113291690 gives MSLVATASAKEPSMMNPCTEDGGLLFEFVDDEEEDLCISIDCLRSASTKHLNPLFNNIDHQNISPRRSVADKEISVDPISIKQSLLSTTGRGGEYVVTRNLSFVKPPDADALVSLNPSMMKPPASPVAVSRIDSANCKYPPPVPPPAISPSKSINRFLSCSLPSSPSSSPLCGPPSLMKNIKKWRNSQNHLPPPPPLPPAINYLGRQRSAAVSPFAATDDSGSYIARSKSLGEGRRSAPSVDFDIWSKKVNEHRNEQQSYLEDDDTNSNMADYYEEFEEDDVIKTIRRIRSKKGKAASGKYRYGDDEFKCGSLSCLYLPGFGKGKQVRPRKQDEEDYSHQGQGAEEVQPVQAQQAPVAPKQHVIISRTVSLEKFECGSWSSAGMINDDRDEADSSHYFDLPLELIRNSANDADGPVNTAFVFEREIKGVLKNSSSRRDQPRLSQESPSTRHVRFSTSSSNNAPSTCITPRLRKAREDFNALLEAQGV, from the coding sequence ATGTCTCTAGTGGCAACTGCCAGTGCCAAAGAACCATCGATGATGAATCCTTGTACTGAAGATGGAGGGTTACTATTCGAATTTGTAGATGACGAGGAAGAAGATTTATGCATTAGCATTGATTGTTTACGTTCAGCATCTACCAAACATCTAAACCCTTTGTTTAACAACATTGATCATCAAAATATCAGTCCACGTCGATCCGTGGCTGACAAAGAAATATCTGTTGATCCCATTTCTATCAAACAATCCCTGCTGTCGACTACTGGAAGAGGAGGAGAATATGTTGTTACTCGTAATTTATCTTTTGTTAAACCTCCAGATGCTGACGCTCTTGTTAGTCTTAATCCATCCATGATGAAACCACCAGCTTCTCCAGTTGCTGTCAGTCGAATAGATTCTGCAAATTGCAAGTATCCACCACCAGTACCTCCTCCAGCAATATCTCCGTCCAAATCAATTAACAGATTTTTGAGTTGTAGTCTTCCAAGTTCTCCGTCATCGTCACCTCTATGTGGCCCGCCTTCTCTAATGAAGAACATCAAAAAATGGAGAAACAGCCAAAACCACCTACCGCCGCCTCCTCCTCTTCCACCTGCGATCAACTATTTAGGACGCCAACGTTCAGCTGCTGTTTCTCCGTTTGCTGCAACTGATGATAGTGGCTCTTATATAGCTAGAAGCAAGTCTTTAGGTGAAGGTAGAAGGTCTGCACCATCCGTCGATTTTGATATTTGGTCTAAGAAAGTGAATGAACATAGAAACGAGCAACAGTCCTATCTCGAAGATGATGACACTAATAGTAATATGGCAGATTattatgaagaatttgaagaagatgATGTAATCAAAACGATTAGAAGAATTAGAAGCAAGAAAGGTAAAGCTGCATCAGGAAAATACCGATACGGCGATGACGAGTTTAAATGTGGTTCATTGTCGTGCTTGTACTTGCCAGGATTTGGTAAGGGAAAGCAAGTTAGACCAAGAAAACAGGACGAGGAAGATTATTCTCATCAAGGGCAAGGAGCTGAAGAAGTTCAGCCTGTTCAAGCCCAGCAGGCGCCGGTAGCACCAAAACAACATGTTATTATATCAAGAACGGTTTCTTTGGAGAAATTTGAGTGTGGGTCTTGGTCATCAGCTGGTATGATAAATGATGATCGAGATGAAGCAGATTCTTCACATTATTTCGATCTTCCGTTAGAGTTGATAAGAAATTCCGCCAACGATGCAGATGGACCAGTTAACACTGCCTTCGTTTTCGAAAGAGAAATCAAGGGGGTGTTAAAGAACAGTTCGTCCAGACGAGATCAACCACGGCTCTCTCAAGAATCACCATCTACTCGCCATGTTAGGTTTTCTACGTCGTCGTCTAACAATGCACCATCTACCTGCATCACACCTCGCCTACGAAAGGCCAGAGAGGATTTTAATGCACTTTTGGAAGCTCAAGGAGTGTAA